One genomic window of Mustelus asterias unplaced genomic scaffold, sMusAst1.hap1.1 HAP1_SCAFFOLD_94, whole genome shotgun sequence includes the following:
- the LOC144484153 gene encoding uncharacterized protein LOC144484153, with protein sequence MEKPWKCGNCGKRYRYPSELEAHRRSHTGERPFTCSQCGEGFTQSFSLQSHQRVHTGERPFTCSQCGKGFTRSSDLRSHERVHTGERPFTCSQCGEGFSHLSTLRTHQRFHTGERPFTCSVCGKGFTRSSDLRTHQRVHTGERPFTCSQCGEGFTWSSDLRAHACVHTGERPFTCSQCGKGFTRSSHLQRHRRVHTGERQFICSQCGKGFCDSSSLLRHQRVHTGERPFTCSQCEKGFTRLSNLRTHQRVHTGERPFTCSVCEKRFSLSSALLRHQRVHE encoded by the coding sequence atggagaaaccatggaaatgtgggaactgtgggaagagatacagatacccatcagagctggaagctcatcggcgcagccacactggggagagaccgttcacctgctctcagtgtggggagggattcactcagtcattcagcctgcagtcacaccagcgagttcacactggggagagaccattcacgtgttctcagtgtgggaagggattcactcggtcatccgacctgcggtcacacgagcgagttcacactggggagaggccgttcacctgctctcagtgtggggagggattcagtcatttatccaCCTTGCGCACTCACCAGcgatttcacactggggagaggccattcacttgcagtgtgtgtgggaagggattcactcggtcatccgacctgcggacacaccagcgagttcatactggggagagaccattcacctgctctcagtgtggggagggattcacttggtcatctgacctgcggGCACATGCAtgcgttcatactggggagaggccgttcacctgctctcagtgtgggaagggattcactcggtcatcccacctgcagagacaccggcgagttcacactggggagaggcagttcatctgttctcagtgtgggaagggattctgtgattcatccagcctgctgagacaccagcgagttcacactggggagaggccattcacctgctctcagtgtgagaagggattcactcgattatccaacctgcggacacaccagcgagttcacactggggagaggccgttcacctgctctgtgtgtgagaagagattcagtctttcatccgctctgctgagacaccaacgagttcacgagtga